Below is a window of Impatiens glandulifera chromosome 2, dImpGla2.1, whole genome shotgun sequence DNA.
AGACGATCAAAACGACACCGTTTTGATTAGTCCAAAATGCGTTATGTGGCGTTCCGTGGTGTTCCGTTCGCATCTGGGCTAAGGGGCATCAgcgtcccgttagttgattctATGCGGCTCGGGCGCACTTTGGTTTCTTTACATCCGGCTGCGTGGATGATTCctgggcgttggatgaaaatccagcgctGATCTGACAGTCCAAAATTCTGCTAcatcaattaaacataattttggtTACACATGAttatcagttttattttttttttataaaatagttatttgaaatcgaattttaattcctttcttgcgtttttgcttcaccaaaaattccacaaaaattatttctggaaacataaaaaaaattatgtccgttatttttattttttagtattttttggtattttttggtattttaggtatttatttaattgttttaagccataaattatacataactttgtttaaaatcatatttaaataatttcaacctttttttgagtttaatttgggtaaaataaatacaatattttaacctcaaattaattttagatttttatttatttatttttaattagagtttaattatcacaataattaatcttaatttgatttttaatctctttttaaagttattttgaatttaaaattttaaaatattattttaatattattataatttagtaatattatttataaaatagggTATATCAAAATTTCATGTTTAGAgagtttatttttatctaaaacaaaacaaaaatattattgatcgaattaatttatcatttatcctaatgatcaataatattattttatgcaCATTTTGAGATCTTTCTAATGAAGTggttttattattcttttatgttTGAAGTAGGTAGTGGATCACGTGTTGCGTATCTAAACTTGAATATGAATATTTCTCCTATATAAAAAGATGATTGTCAAAGTAAACATgctattattttataattttatagtaagatgattgttttttttttcttccggTACTATTATGATAAGATAAAGTTAATAATACAATCATTTGACAACAACATTAAATCaagctaaaaaaatattaactcttagtgtaaattcttttaaatgtttaactattattattaaaatattgattttttttaataagaggtggatattttCAGCCTCCTCCTTAAGGGATCCTGGGTTCGAGTCCGATAGACGCCAAGTTCTACGCctaattaaatggttaattGTATTTACGGGCTATGTGATTAACCCTTTGTgctcatattttaaaattttttaaaataattacaaaaaatttatgttgcctttaaacaaatttaacaataattataagttaatgaaataaataaaatatgcgGAATAATGATTAATTGTTAACAAAGTTCTAGCATGACTTAGATGTTAacatttaataatgtttaaagtgaggttttagttatatattaggtACATGacacattattattaaaataaatcatgtttaattttctttctatGCATGGTGATAATAGAAAGTCCAATTTTCTACTTccttataatgtttaaaataggtTCTTACCATCATATCTTATATACATGGcacaatattattaaatattctcCTTAtgttcaattttctttttatgcATGGTGAgtgttaaaaatataactttttccttccttataatttttgttgataCAAAATTTTACAACATAAACGATTTTGtgggggaaatttgaggaaatgaccccaatAATAGGCCTAAATGCGGAAAATGTGAGGGCATAAATTAAATAGCGCTTGTGACCctctttttttaatgacaattataccctTGTGTAACGCAACttcagttgcgtgacgcaaccgaaaccctataaaatcatattttttttcatttttgattcattttctctctcatctaggTCTTCTCCGCCGTAAACCCTAATGGCAGAGaagactttctcttcttttcatcGGCGAAGAACAAATCGAAGAGGcaccattccactatattcaatGGCGTAGAGCGACGAAGAACTTCCAACGGCGAACTCCGGCTCCGACAGCGAACGACGACGACCAAAGATAAAATTTCCACTATATTCGttatattcgtttatattttgtgttgatttcgtttacatatgattatttgtgtttatttcgtttataGAACGTCATTGATTCGccctgattcgttgaatgcaggttggttggttggttggttaaTTCGTATATGACTGTTGATGGGCTCTTAGGTTGGTTGTgtcacgcagttgcgtcacgcggGTGCGTTACGCTGGCAcgtgtcaaatttatttgtatttttagcGGCAATTGGAAATCTAGACATTTTGTAAAGCTCTTTCATTTCCTTTGAGAAAGACGACGAACTTCTCACTAGGGTTACTATCGATTCAGATTCTAGTTGAATTGACCGTTTACTAATTCAAAATCCTACTAATTTAGATGGTTCACTTGATGAATTCCATGTAGAAATTCAATACAAAGCGTCGGAAAATGGCTCCAGTGAAGCGGGAAATTGTGGAGGATGCTTTTCCCGAAGAATACAGCCATCCCAACAAGAGATCTAAGCAACCCTCTTCTCTTTCGGTTTGATTACTCGATTTAGTTCAtttatcatttgttttttcaatcTCTAGATTTAATTAGAGAATTGGGTTGACTAGAAAGATTCGTTTTGATGAGGAATTATTGATTATGTTGATCGTTAATCGTCATGGTACTGTTTATTTGCAGAAGAAAAGTTTAGGAACAGGTGAGTTTCTAATGCCTTCATCTTAGTACAATCCTCTTGATGAACCGAGTCCATTGGGTTTACGGTTTAGGAAGAGCCCTTCGCTTCTGAATTTGATACAGATGAGGCTTACTCAAGGGAATATTAATAAGATTGGATCATTAACTAAGGAGGAGCAAAAGGCTACAATATCTTCTACATCTGAGAAGCTGCAAACTTCTAATTTTACTAGTTCTCTATTGAGGATTGGTTCCTGGGAGGTATATAAACTATTGAGGTTTTTGGATTTAGTTATTACTTTAAGGTTTGGGTATTTCATTGGTTTTGTTTGGATGCAGTATAAGTCAAGACATGAAGGGGATTTGGTGGCGAAATATTACTTTGCAAAGCATAAGCTTGTATGGGAAGTTCTTGATGGTGGTTTGAAGAATAAGATTGAAATTCAGTGGTCAGATATAATGTCATTAAAGGGTAATTACCCAGATGATGGACCTGGGACTTTGGATTTAGTGGTAATTAACTTGCTTcttttgattgttgttgttggttCAGTTTTGTGTTTGAATGGCTCTTGAACTACTGTTGGTGAACTTTTGATTTGTATGACAACGGTATGTACATTTGTTCATGCAGCTGGCTAGGCAACCACTTTTCTTTAGAGAGACCAATCCACAGCCTAGGAAACATACTTTGTGGCAGGCAACTACAGATTTTACGGATGGGCAAACAACTATGCATAAGTATAAACTAGTAATGTATGTTGATGATCTTCTTAAATATTCAACTTCTTTagtaattattttgttgtcctTTCATTTCATCAATTGACAAATTCTGATCATAATGCAGAAATGGACAGCCATGCAATAGAAGAATATGACCAAACCTGCTCAAAAGATGTCGAGAATAGTTTCACTTGGTGAGCTGCTGACTAATCTCCCAAAAATTGATTCTCTCCCACAGTTCTTGTTCAACATTCCAGAGGATTCCAAGATGAACCAAACTAAATAACCTTAAATTTGTTATTGGGAAAACTTGTTCTAGTAAATGAATGGTTGTTAAGAGGATTATGAAATCGACGTTAATAAGTTGTGTATAGATAATAGGTCTACTGTTTCTGTTTTAGTCTTTCCTTTAAATGTACAAGGAATATGTATAGTttcaattgtaaaaatattaagggTGGCAATTTAAGTTGGCAGGGTTAACGATTCTAACCTGACTCGATTTTACCTATTTCGAACCAAACTCGACTTGATTTTTTCATGGTTCAGTCCGCAAAAACTTCGAAAATTCAGtataaatcaaatttcaaatatttataaagttccCAACATAGGGTGACCATTATTGAGTAATGCTTGATTTACAAACCAATGTAATTACATATTTACTTACTCATCTATGTGATAATATCATGAATTCTCTACAAAGAaagaaacaatttataaaagacAGTATAAAGACACATATCATCTGATCTTTGTTGATCATAAAAGAGATCGATCAGATCCAGAAACTAGGGTTCTTCGTCGTCATTTTCCTG
It encodes the following:
- the LOC124924472 gene encoding uncharacterized protein LOC124924472, translating into MAPVKREIVEDAFPEEYSHPNKRSKQPSSLSYNPLDEPSPLGLRFRKSPSLLNLIQMRLTQGNINKIGSLTKEEQKATISSTSEKLQTSNFTSSLLRIGSWEYKSRHEGDLVAKYYFAKHKLVWEVLDGGLKNKIEIQWSDIMSLKGNYPDDGPGTLDLVLARQPLFFRETNPQPRKHTLWQATTDFTDGQTTMHKYKLVINGQPCNRRI